The following proteins are encoded in a genomic region of Candidatus Nitrospira nitrificans:
- a CDS encoding polysaccharide deacetylase family protein — protein MQCVQPGMYVTPDMFERHLAFLSAEFQLISFSELLTLWTARRWDPMARYCVMTFDDGWLDTYRHAWPALQRHRIPATVFLPTAFIGTDRWFWPDRLGLIMQSHFRGALPERQNRFRRLVKNFPWLMPAIDAFERGDTDAIVECWKVQPQEQIDACLEEWLAESQTAFPSQRVLMNWEEACEMSSSGVEFGSHSVSHRIMTTLSPPDVAREAAESMAMLREKGLSPIPVFCYPNGNWSPLVADQVREAGYRAATTTQFGHEEGKPASWFALKRINIHQGIAYNESLLAFHLAGFNGWL, from the coding sequence ATGCAATGTGTGCAGCCAGGGATGTATGTGACTCCTGACATGTTTGAGCGGCACCTTGCGTTCTTATCCGCAGAGTTTCAACTCATTAGTTTCTCGGAATTGCTGACATTGTGGACGGCGCGCCGGTGGGACCCAATGGCCCGGTACTGCGTCATGACATTCGATGACGGGTGGCTGGATACGTATCGGCATGCGTGGCCTGCTCTTCAACGGCATCGAATCCCTGCGACGGTGTTTTTGCCGACCGCCTTTATCGGCACGGATAGATGGTTCTGGCCGGATCGCCTTGGGCTCATCATGCAGAGCCATTTCCGTGGAGCCCTGCCGGAACGGCAGAATCGATTTCGCCGTCTTGTGAAGAATTTCCCGTGGCTCATGCCGGCGATCGATGCGTTTGAGCGTGGCGATACCGATGCGATTGTCGAGTGTTGGAAGGTTCAGCCCCAGGAGCAAATCGACGCGTGCCTTGAGGAATGGCTGGCTGAATCGCAGACGGCATTCCCGTCCCAGCGCGTTCTGATGAATTGGGAAGAGGCCTGTGAGATGTCTTCCTCCGGCGTGGAGTTTGGGTCGCATTCGGTCAGCCATCGTATCATGACGACCTTGTCGCCACCTGATGTGGCGCGAGAAGCTGCTGAATCCATGGCCATGCTTCGGGAGAAAGGTCTCAGTCCTATCCCGGTGTTTTGTTACCCGAATGGAAACTGGTCGCCGCTCGTCGCCGATCAGGTGCGTGAGGCAGGGTATCGAGCCGCTACGACGACGCAATTCGGACATGAGGAGGGAAAGCCTGCGTCCTGGTTCGCGCTCAAGCGCATCAATATCCATCAAGGGATTGCCTACAATGAATCGTTGTTGGCGTTCCATCTGGCAGGGTTCAATGGTTGGCTTTAA